A stretch of the Coprobacillus cateniformis genome encodes the following:
- a CDS encoding glycyl-radical enzyme activating protein: MVKGNIFNIQKFSIHDGPGIRTTVFLKGCPLQCLWCSNPESQLEKVQILYDEQKCVHCLNCVNSCPQKAIENKNNHIHIHFNKCVGCLQCVHNCYQQALSHEGEYKDVDEVVRVCLQDQDFYEESDGGVTISGGEGMSQPVFVKALITELKKHNIHVAIETTGYIQSDIFQELAPLFDLLLFDVKHYDSEKHFQGTAVHNKLILSNLKWAIENQINVLPRIPVIPDFNDSLTDAEGIANLFLNMGIQKVQLLPFHQFGERKYEMLNRDYLYKNKKAFHPEDLKDYQKVFLEKGIHCYF; the protein is encoded by the coding sequence ATGGTAAAAGGTAATATTTTTAATATTCAAAAATTTAGTATTCACGATGGTCCTGGTATTCGAACAACTGTCTTTCTAAAGGGTTGTCCTTTACAATGCCTATGGTGCTCTAACCCTGAATCACAATTAGAAAAAGTACAGATCTTATATGATGAACAAAAATGCGTACATTGTCTGAACTGTGTGAATTCTTGTCCTCAAAAAGCGATTGAAAATAAAAACAATCATATTCATATTCATTTTAATAAATGTGTTGGTTGCTTACAATGTGTTCACAACTGCTATCAGCAAGCATTATCACATGAAGGCGAGTACAAAGATGTTGATGAAGTTGTCAGAGTCTGTTTGCAAGATCAAGATTTCTATGAAGAATCAGATGGTGGTGTCACAATTTCTGGCGGTGAAGGAATGAGTCAGCCAGTGTTTGTCAAAGCCTTGATAACTGAATTAAAAAAACATAATATTCATGTTGCAATTGAAACAACTGGTTATATCCAATCTGACATATTTCAAGAACTTGCTCCCTTATTTGATTTACTTCTCTTTGATGTTAAACATTATGATAGTGAAAAACATTTTCAGGGCACTGCTGTGCATAACAAGCTGATTCTTTCTAATCTCAAATGGGCTATTGAAAATCAAATCAATGTTTTACCTCGTATCCCAGTTATCCCAGATTTTAATGATAGCTTAACTGATGCTGAAGGCATAGCCAATTTATTTTTAAATATGGGTATTCAAAAAGTTCAGTTATTACCTTTTCATCAATTTGGTGAAAGAAAATATGAAATGTTAAATCGAGATTATTTATATAAAAATAAAAAAGCCTTTCATCCAGAAGACTTAAAAGATTACCAGAAAGTCTTTTTAGAGAAAGGAATTCATTGTTATTTTTAA
- a CDS encoding helix-turn-helix domain-containing protein, translating to MSLGSNLKTIRLFRNKTLKELGQILGFSTSSADVRISQYESDKKKPRENVIENLAYKLDVSPQAIDIPDIETYIGAIYTLFQLERSYGLKIDELDGQPILRFDKLLPHEQDTLYEYMQNWLEEAKNFREGKITQQQYEEWKYNFPKYSTLNINKQPREDWLHNQDD from the coding sequence ATGTCATTAGGTTCAAATTTAAAAACAATTCGTCTATTTAGAAATAAAACTTTAAAGGAATTAGGACAAATTTTAGGTTTTTCAACTTCATCTGCTGATGTGCGTATTTCTCAATATGAATCCGATAAAAAGAAACCAAGAGAAAATGTTATTGAAAATCTAGCTTATAAACTAGATGTTTCACCACAAGCTATTGATATTCCTGATATTGAAACATACATAGGAGCTATTTATACCTTATTTCAACTAGAACGTTCATACGGCTTAAAAATTGATGAATTAGATGGTCAACCTATTTTGCGATTTGACAAGCTATTACCTCATGAACAAGATACTTTGTACGAATACATGCAAAATTGGTTAGAAGAAGCCAAAAACTTTAGAGAAGGTAAAATAACCCAACAGCAGTATGAAGAATGGAAATATAATTTTCCCAAATATTCAACTTTAAACATAAACAAGCAACCTCGGGAAGATTGGTTACACAATCAAGATGACTAA
- the rhaD gene encoding rhamnulose-1-phosphate aldolase, which yields MNILEQEFIKGFIRMCSDGFAQGWHERNGGNLTYRMKDEEVKYVQSVFSYHRSWEDIGTEVPELANEYFLATGSGKYFRNVELDPEANIGIVEIDKTGTKYRVVWGLIHEAVPTSELPTHLMNHAIKKMVTDNQHRVIYHCHSTNVIALTFVLPLKDEIFTRELWEMATECPVVFPAGVGVVPWMVPGGREIAVATSKLMKDYDVAIWAHHGIFCSGSDFDTTFGLAHTVEKSAEILVKMLSMSPKKLQTIQTDELRSLADAFHVTLPEKFLYEK from the coding sequence ATGAATATATTAGAACAAGAATTTATCAAAGGATTTATCAGAATGTGTAGTGATGGGTTTGCGCAAGGATGGCATGAACGTAATGGCGGCAATTTAACATATCGTATGAAAGATGAAGAAGTGAAGTATGTTCAATCCGTGTTTTCTTATCACCGTAGCTGGGAAGATATAGGAACAGAAGTTCCTGAACTTGCGAACGAATATTTCTTAGCCACAGGTTCTGGAAAATATTTTAGAAATGTAGAGTTAGATCCTGAAGCGAATATAGGCATTGTTGAAATTGATAAAACAGGAACAAAGTATCGTGTTGTTTGGGGACTGATTCATGAGGCAGTTCCAACCAGTGAATTACCAACACATTTGATGAACCACGCTATTAAGAAGATGGTTACTGATAATCAGCATCGTGTCATTTATCATTGTCATTCAACGAATGTCATTGCATTAACATTTGTTTTACCGCTCAAAGATGAAATCTTTACAAGAGAGTTATGGGAAATGGCAACAGAATGTCCAGTTGTATTTCCAGCAGGTGTAGGTGTTGTGCCTTGGATGGTACCGGGTGGTAGAGAGATTGCTGTTGCAACAAGTAAGTTAATGAAAGATTATGATGTGGCAATCTGGGCACATCATGGAATATTCTGTTCAGGTTCGGATTTTGATACCACATTTGGTCTTGCACATACTGTAGAAAAATCAGCTGAGATATTGGTGAAAATGTTATCAATGTCACCAAAGAAATTACAAACTATTCAAACAGATGAATTGAGGTCTTTGGCAGATGCTTTTCATGTGACGTTACCTGAAAAATTTTTGTATGAGAAATAA
- a CDS encoding glycyl radical protein, protein MKNVEHFGDLTPRMNDFREKVLEKKPYICAERALLVTETYKEHQNQPAVMKRALMLKNILEKMSIYIEDETLIVGNQASSNKDAPIFPEYTLEFVINELDKFEKRDGDVFYITEETKEALRSIAPFWENNNLRARGDALLPDEVKDIMSTGLLGMEGKLNSGDAHLAVDYQTVLQIGLKGYEERVKKLKSELDLCKPESIDKYVFYKAVLTVIEAVKTYAHRFSVLAKELAKKAERSRKDELLEISRICNKVPYEPAETFYEAIQSTWFIQLILQIESNGHSLSYGRFDQYVYPYLQHDLDQGIITEDMAVELLTNLWIKTLTINKVRSQAHTFSSAGSPMYQNVTIGGQTSDKKCAVNKLSYLVLKSVAQTRLPQPNLTVRYYNGMPKEFLDEAVEVMKLGTGMPAFNNDEIIIPSFMNLGVKEEDAYNYSAIGCVETAVPGKWGYRCTGMSYLNFPRILLCVMNDGVDLTTGKRFVEGSGHFKDMKSFEELQAAWDKAIRELTRVSVIVENAVDIAGEREIPDILCSALTQDCIGRGKTIKEGGAIYDFISGLQIGIANMADSLAAIKKLVYEEKKITPEQLWNALQNDFEGVENEKIQKMLINDVPKYGNDDDYVDQLVVDAYNSYIEEMKKYPNTRYQRGPIGGIRYAGTSSISANVGQGLGTMATPDGRKAHTPLAEGCSPAHAMDKCGPTAVFKSVSKLPTHEITGGVLLNQKVTPTMLSTEENKMKLEMMIKTFFNRLHGYHVQYNVVDRETLLDAQAHPEKHRDLIVRVAGYSAFFNVLSKATQDDIIERTEQTL, encoded by the coding sequence ATGAAAAATGTTGAGCATTTTGGTGACTTGACACCAAGAATGAATGATTTTAGAGAGAAAGTTTTAGAGAAGAAGCCTTATATTTGTGCTGAAAGAGCCTTATTGGTTACTGAAACTTATAAGGAACATCAAAATCAGCCAGCTGTAATGAAACGTGCATTGATGTTAAAGAATATCTTAGAAAAGATGTCTATCTATATTGAGGATGAAACATTGATTGTTGGAAATCAGGCATCTTCAAATAAAGATGCACCAATCTTCCCAGAATATACATTAGAATTTGTTATTAATGAATTAGATAAATTTGAAAAACGTGATGGTGATGTTTTCTATATTACTGAGGAAACTAAAGAAGCATTACGTTCTATTGCTCCATTTTGGGAAAATAATAATTTAAGAGCTAGAGGTGATGCTTTACTTCCTGATGAAGTTAAGGATATTATGTCAACTGGTTTATTAGGCATGGAAGGGAAATTAAATTCTGGTGATGCTCATTTGGCTGTTGATTACCAAACCGTTTTACAAATCGGTTTAAAAGGTTATGAAGAAAGAGTTAAAAAACTAAAATCTGAATTAGATTTATGCAAACCTGAAAGTATTGATAAATATGTTTTTTACAAGGCTGTACTGACTGTCATTGAAGCTGTGAAAACATATGCTCATAGGTTTAGTGTATTGGCAAAAGAATTGGCCAAAAAGGCAGAAAGATCTAGGAAAGATGAATTGTTAGAAATTTCTAGAATCTGTAATAAGGTCCCTTATGAACCAGCTGAAACATTCTATGAAGCGATTCAATCTACATGGTTTATTCAATTGATTTTACAGATTGAGTCTAATGGTCATTCATTATCTTATGGACGATTTGATCAATATGTTTATCCTTATTTACAACATGATTTAGATCAAGGAATAATCACTGAAGATATGGCAGTAGAATTATTAACAAATTTATGGATTAAGACATTAACTATTAATAAGGTTCGTTCTCAGGCACATACTTTTAGTAGTGCTGGAAGCCCAATGTATCAAAATGTAACAATTGGTGGTCAAACATCTGATAAGAAATGTGCAGTTAATAAGTTATCCTATCTCGTTTTGAAATCAGTTGCCCAGACTAGACTCCCTCAACCAAATTTAACAGTTAGATACTATAATGGAATGCCAAAAGAATTCTTAGATGAAGCAGTTGAAGTCATGAAACTAGGAACAGGAATGCCAGCATTTAATAATGATGAAATTATTATTCCTTCATTTATGAATTTAGGGGTTAAAGAAGAAGATGCATATAATTATTCAGCTATTGGATGTGTTGAAACAGCTGTACCTGGAAAATGGGGATATCGCTGTACAGGTATGTCATATTTGAATTTTCCTAGAATTTTACTTTGTGTGATGAATGATGGAGTGGACTTAACAACAGGAAAGAGATTTGTTGAAGGCAGTGGACATTTTAAAGATATGAAATCTTTTGAAGAATTACAGGCAGCTTGGGATAAAGCGATTAGAGAATTGACAAGAGTTTCTGTTATTGTTGAAAATGCTGTCGATATTGCTGGAGAAAGAGAAATTCCAGATATCTTATGTTCAGCTTTAACACAGGACTGCATTGGTCGAGGAAAGACAATTAAAGAAGGTGGCGCAATCTATGATTTTATTTCTGGTTTACAGATTGGAATTGCTAATATGGCAGATAGTTTGGCAGCTATCAAGAAATTGGTCTATGAAGAAAAGAAAATTACACCTGAACAGTTATGGAATGCTCTGCAAAATGACTTTGAAGGTGTTGAAAATGAAAAAATTCAAAAGATGTTAATCAATGATGTTCCTAAATATGGAAACGATGATGATTATGTTGATCAATTGGTTGTTGATGCTTATAACTCATATATAGAAGAAATGAAAAAATATCCAAATACAAGATATCAAAGAGGACCTATTGGTGGTATTCGCTATGCTGGGACATCTTCGATTTCAGCAAATGTTGGACAAGGGTTAGGCACAATGGCAACACCAGATGGTCGTAAGGCCCATACTCCACTTGCTGAAGGTTGTTCACCTGCTCATGCAATGGACAAGTGTGGACCAACCGCTGTCTTTAAGTCTGTTTCAAAACTACCAACTCATGAAATTACTGGAGGGGTATTACTCAATCAGAAGGTGACACCAACAATGCTTTCAACTGAAGAAAATAAAATGAAATTAGAGATGATGATAAAAACATTCTTTAATAGATTACACGGATATCATGTTCAATATAATGTCGTTGATAGAGAAACATTATTAGATGCTCAGGCACATCCAGAAAAACATCGTGATTTAATTGTCCGTGTTGCTGGATACTCAGCATTCTTTAACGTTTTATCAAAAGCAACACAAGATGATATTATTGAAAGAACTGAACAAACTTTATAA
- a CDS encoding DNA-binding protein has protein sequence MNTFMDAHDIIEITGMSEAYAYKLIKQLNKELEEKGFITIRGRVSRQYFEERIYGVRKEEQNYASIQG, from the coding sequence ATGAATACATTTATGGATGCTCACGATATTATTGAAATAACTGGTATGTCAGAAGCGTATGCTTATAAGTTGATCAAGCAACTTAATAAAGAGCTTGAAGAAAAAGGATTTATTACTATTCGTGGACGTGTTAGTAGGCAGTATTTTGAAGAAAGAATTTATGGAGTAAGAAAGGAGGAACAAAACTATGCCAGCATACAAGGATAA
- a CDS encoding fructose-6-phosphate aldolase — protein MEFIIDTVDLEEIKDAVEHMPIVGVTSNPSIVKRTSPAKFFDHMREIRNIIGKERSLHVQVISKDCETIVKEAHRILEEIDNQVYIKVPVSYEGVKAIKILKSEGINVTATAVYDLMQAYMALAAGADYIAPYVNRIGNLGSDPMELINELSNRIAMDGYDCKIIAASFKGVQQVRDSFNYGAQAITAPVEVLKAIFKNPNIEKAVDDFNSDWYAMYGEGTGICDL, from the coding sequence ATGGAATTTATTATTGATACAGTTGATTTAGAAGAAATTAAGGATGCAGTAGAACATATGCCAATTGTGGGAGTAACAAGTAATCCCTCAATTGTCAAAAGAACAAGCCCAGCAAAGTTCTTTGATCATATGAGAGAGATTAGAAATATCATCGGAAAAGAGAGAAGTTTACACGTACAAGTGATTTCTAAGGATTGTGAGACAATTGTCAAAGAAGCTCATCGTATTTTAGAAGAAATTGATAATCAGGTTTATATCAAGGTTCCAGTTTCATATGAAGGAGTCAAAGCCATCAAGATTTTAAAGTCAGAAGGCATCAATGTCACAGCGACAGCAGTCTATGATTTGATGCAGGCTTATATGGCACTAGCAGCAGGAGCGGATTATATTGCGCCTTATGTGAATCGTATAGGGAACTTAGGAAGTGATCCAATGGAACTGATCAATGAATTATCAAATCGTATTGCAATGGATGGATATGACTGTAAGATTATTGCAGCCAGTTTCAAAGGCGTACAACAGGTTAGAGATTCATTCAATTATGGGGCACAGGCCATTACAGCACCAGTAGAGGTGTTAAAAGCGATATTCAAGAATCCAAACATTGAAAAAGCAGTAGATGATTTCAATAGTGACTGGTATGCAATGTATGGAGAAGGAACAGGCATTTGTGATTTATAA
- a CDS encoding rhamnulokinase yields MRYYLAIDIGASSGRHMLCSLQNNQIYLEEIYRFENHVELKNGHYYWNIDYLFGEVVAGIKECVKHNKIPTTLGIDTWAVDYVLLDELGHRIDDVYAYRDNRVDSFIKPDKIEELYMKTGVQYQKFNTIYQLASDDELRKTRTLDFLMIPDYLNYLLTGKKVNEYTNMSTTQLLDIQTSKLSKELLDFCQTDVEIFQDIVMPGTSLGSLSKDMRKVIGADIEVIVPCTHDTGSAYMAAIEDKSIILSSGTWSLLGIETMQPIVTLESMNANFTNEGGYQQRYRFLKNIMGLWIIQEVSRNLDEKYSFAKLVELARQDQFAGIFDVNDERFLKPESMIFEIKQYFQERHETPPQTVGQIASCVYHSLAYGYKKAIEELEMITKQTYPVINIIGGGCQNQLLNEMIAEMTGKKVVAGPVEATALGNILAQLIQQKVVNDLCEGRALIKKSFEMKEYKGE; encoded by the coding sequence ATGAGATATTATCTCGCAATAGATATTGGAGCATCAAGTGGTAGACATATGTTGTGTTCTTTGCAAAACAATCAAATATATCTAGAAGAAATCTATCGATTTGAAAATCATGTTGAATTGAAAAATGGTCATTACTATTGGAATATAGATTATTTATTTGGAGAAGTTGTCGCAGGGATTAAAGAATGTGTCAAACACAATAAGATACCAACAACACTAGGAATTGATACATGGGCAGTAGATTATGTGTTGTTAGATGAGTTAGGACATCGTATTGATGATGTTTATGCTTATAGAGATAACAGAGTGGATAGCTTTATCAAACCAGATAAAATAGAAGAGTTATATATGAAAACAGGAGTTCAGTATCAAAAGTTTAATACGATTTATCAGCTTGCAAGTGATGATGAATTAAGAAAAACCAGAACTCTTGATTTTCTCATGATACCTGATTATCTCAATTATTTATTAACTGGAAAAAAGGTCAATGAGTATACCAATATGTCAACAACACAACTCTTAGATATTCAAACCAGCAAGTTATCAAAAGAGTTATTAGACTTTTGTCAAACTGATGTTGAGATTTTTCAAGATATTGTGATGCCTGGAACATCATTAGGTTCACTATCAAAAGATATGAGAAAAGTGATTGGAGCTGATATAGAAGTCATTGTACCTTGTACTCATGATACGGGTAGTGCTTATATGGCAGCAATTGAAGACAAGAGTATTATTTTGAGTTCAGGAACATGGTCATTATTAGGAATTGAAACAATGCAACCCATTGTGACTTTAGAATCAATGAATGCCAACTTTACCAATGAGGGGGGGTATCAGCAACGTTATCGCTTTTTAAAAAATATCATGGGACTATGGATTATTCAGGAAGTTTCAAGAAATCTTGATGAGAAATATAGCTTTGCAAAGTTAGTGGAATTGGCAAGACAAGATCAATTTGCTGGGATTTTTGATGTCAATGATGAACGTTTCTTAAAACCTGAGAGTATGATTTTTGAAATTAAGCAATACTTTCAAGAAAGACATGAAACACCTCCTCAAACAGTTGGGCAGATCGCTTCTTGTGTTTATCATTCATTGGCATATGGTTATAAAAAAGCCATTGAGGAATTAGAGATGATAACTAAACAAACTTATCCAGTTATTAATATTATTGGCGGGGGATGTCAAAATCAATTATTGAATGAAATGATTGCTGAAATGACTGGAAAAAAGGTTGTTGCTGGACCTGTAGAAGCGACAGCACTGGGAAATATTCTGGCACAATTGATACAGCAAAAAGTTGTTAATGATTTATGTGAGGGGAGAGCATTGATTAAAAAATCATTTGAGATGAAAGAATATAAAGGAGAATAA
- a CDS encoding sialate O-acetylesterase, which produces MSEIKKAVGHTPWPGPKGKKDFGRPGGLYETMFSVIKTYSFASVLWYQGEEDVKYAEYYDILLTLLIHKWRSDLRNNHLPFFCVQLPNYNDEKYDKWPILREKQALVSEKVKDVHLIVSIDCGEEFNIHPIHKEVIGQRLGKSVLLHYYNYSIQGDAPTIISIEYIDSKLYIKYNQNLYYKGENIQEFEIENHLVRKPIYPELKDGTLIFGIDQDCTQLLYAYKNYPITNLYGINEIPIAPFRITINKNV; this is translated from the coding sequence ATGAGTGAAATAAAAAAAGCAGTAGGCCACACTCCTTGGCCAGGTCCAAAGGGTAAGAAAGATTTTGGAAGGCCAGGTGGATTGTATGAAACAATGTTTTCAGTTATCAAAACATATTCATTTGCATCAGTATTGTGGTATCAAGGAGAAGAAGATGTTAAATATGCAGAATATTATGATATTTTATTAACTTTACTTATTCATAAATGGAGAAGTGATTTAAGGAATAATCATTTACCATTCTTCTGTGTACAGTTACCTAATTATAATGATGAGAAATATGATAAGTGGCCAATATTAAGAGAAAAACAAGCATTAGTAAGTGAAAAAGTCAAAGATGTACATTTAATTGTTTCAATAGATTGTGGAGAAGAATTTAATATCCATCCTATTCATAAAGAAGTGATAGGTCAAAGACTAGGAAAATCTGTTCTTTTACACTATTATAATTATTCTATTCAGGGTGATGCTCCTACAATTATTTCAATAGAATACATTGATTCAAAATTATATATAAAGTATAATCAAAATCTCTATTATAAGGGAGAGAATATACAGGAATTTGAAATTGAAAATCATCTTGTAAGAAAACCTATTTATCCAGAATTAAAAGATGGTACTTTAATATTCGGTATAGATCAAGATTGTACGCAACTGTTATATGCCTATAAAAATTACCCAATAACTAATTTATATGGTATTAATGAAATTCCTATTGCACCATTTCGTATCACTATTAATAAAAATGTTTAA
- a CDS encoding plasmid mobilization protein, with amino-acid sequence MSHKNNDKQGRFRSKVIAFRVSPEENRVLERKVFLSGLTKQDYLIHCMENQDYVVLGNPYVYRSLKRELIHFIQLFEKIESFNDLELDELEILKMMLEIVISMKRKKEQKIKASNRTI; translated from the coding sequence ATGTCGCATAAAAACAATGATAAACAAGGACGTTTTCGTAGTAAAGTGATTGCATTTAGGGTATCACCTGAAGAAAATAGAGTACTTGAAAGAAAAGTCTTTTTGAGTGGGTTAACCAAGCAGGACTATTTGATACATTGTATGGAAAATCAAGATTATGTTGTATTAGGTAATCCATATGTTTATCGTTCTTTAAAAAGAGAATTAATTCATTTTATTCAGTTGTTTGAAAAGATAGAAAGTTTTAATGATTTGGAATTAGATGAATTAGAAATATTAAAAATGATGTTAGAAATCGTTATATCAATGAAAAGAAAAAAAGAGCAAAAAATCAAAGCATCAAATAGAACTATTTAG
- a CDS encoding L-rhamnose isomerase — MNQRFEEAKTIYKKLGIDVDEALKQLQTFPVSMHCWQGDDVVGFDGAGALSGGIQTTGNYPGKARNYQELMNDIDEVLKLVPGTKRINLHASYAIFEEGEKVDRNAIEPRHFAKWVEFAKARNLGLDFNPTIFSHPLAEGLTLSSPDQKIREFWIEHCQACIRISEYFADELGTPCLMNIWIPDGLKDIPGDRLTPRKRFMESLNEILSINYDKNKVLVCLESKVFGIGMESYTVGSSEFTMNYAKTRDILPLMDNGHYHPTEVVSDKLSAMLLFHDKVALHVTRPVRWDSDHVVLFDDETKEIAKEIVRNNAMDRVLVGLDFFDASINRVAAWTVGMRNMQKAMLYALLQPYEMLKEAQDQGDFTQIMVINEELKTYPFNDIWDYYCEINQVPVREIWYDEVKKYETEVLTKRG, encoded by the coding sequence ATGAATCAAAGATTTGAAGAAGCCAAAACAATTTATAAAAAATTAGGTATTGATGTAGATGAAGCATTAAAACAATTACAAACATTTCCTGTCTCTATGCATTGTTGGCAAGGTGATGACGTTGTGGGATTTGATGGAGCAGGAGCTTTGTCTGGTGGGATTCAAACAACAGGAAATTATCCAGGGAAAGCAAGAAATTATCAGGAGTTAATGAATGATATTGATGAAGTTTTAAAATTAGTACCAGGAACAAAACGTATTAATCTTCATGCATCTTATGCCATCTTTGAAGAGGGGGAAAAGGTTGATAGAAATGCAATTGAACCTCGTCACTTTGCAAAATGGGTTGAATTTGCAAAGGCAAGAAATTTAGGATTGGATTTCAATCCAACGATTTTCTCTCACCCTCTTGCTGAAGGATTAACACTTTCTTCGCCTGATCAAAAGATAAGAGAGTTTTGGATTGAACACTGTCAGGCATGTATTCGTATTAGTGAATATTTTGCTGATGAATTAGGAACACCTTGCTTAATGAATATTTGGATTCCTGATGGTCTTAAGGATATTCCTGGTGATCGTTTGACACCAAGAAAAAGATTTATGGAATCTTTAAATGAGATACTTTCTATCAATTATGATAAAAATAAGGTTCTTGTGTGTTTAGAATCAAAAGTCTTTGGAATTGGAATGGAATCATATACAGTTGGTTCAAGTGAATTTACAATGAATTATGCCAAAACAAGAGATATTTTACCATTGATGGATAATGGTCATTATCATCCTACAGAAGTTGTTTCAGATAAATTATCGGCTATGTTATTATTCCATGATAAAGTTGCATTGCATGTGACAAGACCCGTTCGCTGGGATAGTGATCATGTTGTTTTATTTGATGATGAAACAAAAGAAATTGCGAAAGAAATTGTCAGAAATAATGCAATGGATAGAGTTTTGGTTGGTTTGGATTTCTTTGATGCAAGTATCAATAGAGTAGCAGCGTGGACAGTTGGTATGAGAAATATGCAAAAAGCGATGTTATATGCTTTGCTTCAGCCTTATGAAATGTTAAAAGAAGCTCAAGATCAAGGTGACTTTACACAAATCATGGTTATCAATGAAGAATTGAAAACCTATCCATTCAATGATATTTGGGATTATTATTGTGAAATCAATCAGGTTCCAGTAAGAGAAATTTGGTATGATGAAGTGAAAAAATATGAAACAGAAGTTTTAACAAAGCGAGGATAA
- a CDS encoding site-specific integrase: MPAYKDNNTQTWYASFYYQNWKGERIKKMKRGFRTKREADEFIAKFKLEQAKDLDMNFEEFLNIYLRDLSNRIKQNTMITKTYVIEDKIKPYFKLKKINEISPADIIEWQNELLAYRDENGNPYSPCYLKTVHNQLSAIFNHAVKYYNLKNNPARIAGNMGKEKSKEMKFWTKEEYLKFSESMMRKDGVYQAFEMLYWCGLRLGEMLALTPGDFNFTKETVRINKSFQRIKGHDVITDPKTEKSNRTVQMPHFLAEEIHDYISRLYGIKRDSRIFHITKSGLHHEMDRGCKETGVKRIRLHDLRHSHVSLLIEMGFSAVAIADRVGHESIDITYRYAHLFPAKGKEIADKLNIEREEIVNVA; this comes from the coding sequence ATGCCAGCATACAAGGATAATAACACTCAAACATGGTATGCTTCATTTTATTATCAAAATTGGAAAGGCGAAAGAATCAAAAAAATGAAACGAGGCTTTCGCACTAAAAGAGAAGCAGATGAGTTTATTGCAAAATTCAAATTGGAACAGGCAAAAGATTTAGATATGAATTTTGAAGAATTTCTCAATATCTATTTAAGAGATTTATCTAATCGTATTAAACAAAATACCATGATAACAAAAACATATGTTATTGAAGATAAAATCAAACCATATTTTAAATTGAAAAAGATAAATGAAATAAGTCCAGCAGATATTATCGAATGGCAAAATGAATTGCTTGCATATCGTGATGAAAATGGTAATCCATATTCTCCATGTTATCTTAAAACAGTTCATAACCAATTAAGTGCAATATTTAATCATGCAGTTAAGTATTACAATCTTAAAAATAATCCTGCTAGAATTGCTGGAAATATGGGAAAAGAAAAAAGTAAAGAAATGAAATTTTGGACAAAGGAGGAGTATTTAAAATTTTCTGAATCAATGATGAGAAAAGATGGTGTATATCAAGCATTTGAAATGCTTTATTGGTGTGGCTTAAGATTAGGTGAAATGTTGGCATTAACACCAGGTGATTTTAATTTTACAAAAGAGACTGTAAGAATTAATAAATCTTTTCAAAGAATTAAAGGACATGATGTGATTACAGATCCTAAAACTGAAAAGAGTAATAGAACAGTACAAATGCCACATTTCTTGGCTGAAGAAATACATGATTACATTAGTCGTTTATATGGAATTAAAAGAGATTCAAGAATATTTCATATAACAAAATCAGGATTACATCATGAAATGGATAGAGGATGTAAGGAAACAGGTGTTAAAAGAATCCGTTTGCATGATCTCCGTCACAGTCATGTATCATTATTGATTGAAATGGGATTTAGTGCAGTAGCTATAGCCGATAGAGTAGGACATGAAAGTATTGATATTACTTATCGATATGCACATTTGTTCCCTGCAAAAGGTAAAGAAATAGCTGATAAACTTAATATAGAAAGAGAGGAGATAGTGAATGTCGCATAA